The proteins below are encoded in one region of Limnochorda pilosa:
- the purE gene encoding 5-(carboxyamino)imidazole ribonucleotide mutase, with the protein MAKVAIVVGSRSDLPRVERARNTLEDFGVSYELRVLSAHRTPAEVAAYGRSARERGIRVIVAAAGLAAALPGALAAETTLPVVGLPVSAGPLQGIEALLAMAQMPPGVPVGTVGIDSGTNAALQAVRILALEDAELAGRLESYQRRQRDAVLEADREVSGGAPGQPVAEEPAGQAEHER; encoded by the coding sequence GTGGCGAAAGTCGCGATCGTTGTGGGCAGCCGGTCGGATCTGCCCCGGGTGGAGCGGGCCCGGAACACCCTGGAGGACTTCGGCGTCTCCTACGAGCTGCGGGTGCTTTCGGCGCACCGGACGCCGGCGGAGGTGGCGGCCTACGGCCGCTCGGCCCGGGAACGGGGGATCCGGGTGATCGTGGCCGCCGCAGGGCTGGCCGCGGCCCTGCCGGGTGCGCTGGCGGCCGAGACCACCCTGCCGGTGGTGGGCCTGCCCGTCTCCGCCGGGCCGCTCCAGGGCATCGAGGCGCTCCTGGCCATGGCCCAGATGCCTCCCGGCGTGCCCGTGGGGACCGTGGGCATCGACTCGGGCACCAACGCCGCCCTGCAGGCCGTCCGGATCCTGGCCCTGGAAGACGCGGAGCTCGCCGGGCGGCTCGAAAGCTACCAGCGCCGCCAGCGCGACGCGGTCCTCGAGGCGGACCGGGAGGTGTCGGGCGGAGCCCCCGGGCAGCCCGTGGCGGAAGAGCCCGCAGGGCAAGCAGAACACGAACGTTAG